From Pseudoxanthomonas sp. YR558, the proteins below share one genomic window:
- a CDS encoding disulfide bond formation protein B encodes MNPLRWSFRAQCFLGFAICAGLLGYALYVQFVQHLEPCPFCIFQRLAFAATGVMFLLGALHGPRRSGGRRMYGVLAFLAAATGIGIAGRHVWVQVFPPLMPSCGPGWDYMIETNTWLGVVQKVLSAKGDCSTVDWSFLGLTMPMWSLVWFVLLAIWALWIGSRARKISTFR; translated from the coding sequence ATGAATCCTCTCCGCTGGAGTTTCCGCGCGCAGTGCTTCCTCGGCTTTGCGATCTGTGCGGGCCTGCTCGGGTATGCGCTGTATGTGCAGTTCGTGCAGCACCTGGAACCGTGTCCGTTCTGCATCTTCCAGCGTCTGGCCTTCGCGGCGACGGGTGTGATGTTCCTGCTTGGCGCCCTGCACGGGCCGCGTCGTTCCGGCGGCAGGAGGATGTATGGCGTGCTCGCCTTCCTCGCTGCAGCGACAGGGATCGGCATCGCGGGACGACATGTCTGGGTGCAGGTATTCCCGCCGCTGATGCCGAGCTGTGGCCCAGGCTGGGACTACATGATCGAGACGAACACCTGGCTGGGCGTCGTGCAGAAGGTGCTGTCCGCGAAGGGCGACTGCAGCACCGTCGACTGGAGTTTCCTCGGCCTGACCATGCCCATGTGGAGCCTGGTGTGGTTCGTGTTGCTCGCCATCTGGGCCCTGTGGATCGGTTCCCGCGCCCGCAAGATCTCGACCTTCCGCTGA
- the rplQ gene encoding 50S ribosomal protein L17, whose amino-acid sequence MRHQKAGRKFSRTSAHREAMFRNMAASLIKHGLIKTTLPKAKELRRVAEPLITLGKIDGVANRRLAFSRLRDKEAVGTLFTTLGPRYQSRPGGYLRILKCGFRAGDNAPMAYVELVDRPEAATE is encoded by the coding sequence ATGCGCCACCAGAAAGCCGGCCGCAAGTTCAGCCGCACCAGCGCCCATCGCGAAGCGATGTTCCGCAACATGGCCGCCTCGCTCATCAAGCACGGCCTGATCAAGACCACCCTGCCGAAGGCCAAGGAACTGCGTCGCGTCGCAGAGCCGCTGATCACCCTCGGCAAGATCGATGGCGTCGCCAATCGTCGTCTCGCCTTCTCGCGCCTGCGCGACAAGGAAGCCGTCGGTACGCTGTTCACCACCCTCGGCCCGCGCTACCAGTCGCGTCCGGGTGGCTACCTGCGCATCCTGAAGTGCGGTTTCCGCGCCGGCGACAACGCCCCGATGGCGTACGTCGAGCTGGTGGACCGTCCGGAAGCGGCAACCGAGTAA
- the rpoA gene encoding DNA-directed RNA polymerase subunit alpha produces MTGITQQVLRPRGPQIERLTGNRAKVVIEPLERGYGHTLGNALRRVLLSSIPGFAITEVEIDGVLHEYSTIEGMQEDVLEVLLNLKDVAIRIHSGDSSTLSLAKQGPGVVTAGDIKTDHNVEILNPELVICNLTKDTALNMRLKIERGFGYQPAAARRRPDEETRAIGRLVLDASFSPVRRVAYAVEAARVEQRTDLDKLVLDIETNGTIDAEEAVRTAADILSDQLSVFGDFTHRDRGAPKQAASGVDPVLLRPIDDLELTVRSANCLKAESIYYIGDLIQKTEVELLKTPNLGKKSLTEIKEVLAQRGLSLGMKLENWPPAGVAQHGMLG; encoded by the coding sequence ATGACGGGTATTACTCAGCAAGTGCTGCGCCCCCGCGGCCCGCAGATCGAGCGCCTGACCGGCAACCGTGCGAAGGTGGTCATCGAACCGCTGGAGCGTGGTTACGGCCATACGCTCGGCAATGCGTTGCGCCGCGTGCTGCTGTCGTCGATCCCCGGCTTCGCGATCACCGAAGTCGAGATCGATGGCGTGCTGCACGAATACAGCACCATCGAAGGCATGCAGGAAGACGTGCTGGAAGTGCTGTTGAACCTGAAGGATGTGGCCATCCGCATCCACTCCGGCGATTCGTCCACCCTGAGCCTGGCCAAGCAGGGCCCGGGCGTGGTGACCGCCGGCGATATCAAGACCGACCACAACGTCGAGATCCTGAATCCGGAACTGGTCATCTGCAACCTGACCAAGGACACGGCGCTGAACATGCGCTTGAAGATCGAGCGTGGTTTCGGCTACCAGCCGGCCGCTGCCCGTCGTCGTCCGGATGAAGAAACCCGTGCGATCGGTCGCCTGGTGCTGGACGCTTCGTTCTCGCCGGTCCGTCGCGTCGCGTACGCGGTGGAAGCCGCGCGCGTCGAGCAGCGTACCGACCTGGACAAGCTGGTCCTGGACATCGAAACCAACGGCACGATCGATGCCGAGGAAGCCGTGCGCACCGCCGCCGATATCCTCAGCGACCAGCTGTCGGTGTTCGGTGACTTCACGCACCGCGACCGCGGCGCGCCGAAGCAGGCTGCCAGCGGCGTGGATCCGGTGCTGCTGCGCCCGATCGACGACCTGGAGCTGACCGTGCGTTCGGCCAACTGCCTGAAGGCCGAGAGCATCTACTACATCGGCGACCTGATCCAGAAGACGGAAGTCGAACTGCTCAAGACCCCGAACCTCGGCAAGAAGTCGCTGACCGAGATCAAGGAAGTCCTGGCGCAGCGCGGCCTGTCCCTGGGTATGAAGCTGGAGAACTGGCCGCCGGCCGGTGTCGCCCAGCACGGCATGCTCGGCTGA